A stretch of Thermococcus sp. DNA encodes these proteins:
- a CDS encoding ABC transporter substrate-binding protein — MKRLFGLLLAGIVVFAVVASGCISPGGETKVTVTFLSTQLNPPEERAFVQEDLLKGFTSETNIEVNFVPISYTDMVTRLEGEMQTGKVTIDVIGDLHGGMDYMASKGWLEDLSKMPKLEGRTFISTFEQYSYIRGQKVYVPWMSATYVMVVNKDAFKYLPAGLTEDDVIKGTDKWTYDALLQWAKNLEEATGQPQLGFPAGPNGLFVRFLHGYLYPSYTGYQAKEFDSPEAVEMWNYLKELWPYVHPSSTTWDAMADPLLKGEVMIAWDHTARIKNAIETKPDQFVVVPVPRGPKGRGFIVVLAGLAIPKGAPHEEEAWKLIDYLTQPDTQVKVLEKTGFFPTVEEASGKLPEGPLKILAQGVQAQASTKDALVVMIPNLGDKGGQFKEYYKQAFERIVLNNEDPATVTKEIKPDLVKLFEDIGAPVP; from the coding sequence ATGAAGAGGTTGTTTGGACTTTTGTTGGCAGGTATTGTGGTTTTCGCAGTGGTGGCCAGCGGCTGTATCTCCCCCGGAGGGGAGACTAAGGTGACAGTGACGTTTCTGTCAACACAGCTGAACCCGCCAGAGGAGAGGGCCTTCGTTCAGGAAGACCTTCTGAAGGGCTTTACATCAGAGACGAACATCGAAGTCAACTTCGTCCCCATCTCCTACACGGATATGGTTACGAGGCTTGAGGGCGAGATGCAGACGGGAAAGGTCACCATTGATGTCATAGGTGACCTTCACGGTGGTATGGACTACATGGCCTCCAAAGGCTGGCTTGAGGACCTGAGCAAGATGCCCAAGCTTGAGGGAAGAACCTTCATCAGCACCTTCGAGCAGTACTCATACATCCGCGGCCAGAAGGTCTACGTGCCCTGGATGAGCGCTACCTATGTCATGGTCGTCAACAAGGATGCCTTCAAGTACCTCCCTGCTGGGCTCACGGAGGATGACGTTATCAAGGGCACGGACAAGTGGACGTACGACGCCCTCCTCCAGTGGGCAAAGAACCTGGAGGAAGCGACCGGTCAGCCGCAGCTCGGCTTCCCGGCCGGACCAAATGGACTCTTTGTCAGGTTCCTTCACGGCTATCTCTATCCGAGCTACACCGGTTATCAGGCCAAGGAATTCGACAGTCCAGAAGCAGTGGAGATGTGGAACTACCTCAAGGAGCTCTGGCCTTACGTTCACCCATCGAGCACCACCTGGGATGCCATGGCAGACCCGCTCCTTAAGGGCGAGGTCATGATAGCCTGGGACCACACGGCGAGGATTAAGAACGCCATTGAGACCAAACCTGACCAGTTCGTCGTTGTTCCCGTTCCACGCGGGCCGAAGGGCAGGGGATTCATCGTCGTCCTTGCGGGCCTTGCCATACCCAAGGGAGCGCCTCATGAGGAGGAGGCCTGGAAGCTCATAGACTACCTGACCCAGCCTGACACGCAGGTCAAGGTTCTTGAGAAGACGGGATTCTTCCCGACCGTTGAGGAGGCGAGCGGAAAGCTGCCTGAGGGGCCGCTCAAGATACTTGCCCAGGGAGTTCAGGCGCAGGCCAGCACCAAGGACGCACTCGTCGTCATGATACCGAACCTTGGAGACAAGGGCGGACAGTTCAAGGAGTACTACAAGCAGGCATTCGAGAGGATAGTCCTCAACAACGAGGACCCAGCAACCGTTACCAAGGAGATCAAGCCCGACCTAGTCAAGCTCTTTGAGGACATTGGTGCGCCAGTGCCGTGA
- a CDS encoding carbohydrate ABC transporter permease, translated as MERRSLVPYLLILPALAYLLFFVGYPLIQALYLAFTQNGALSLEVWRRTFSDYYFWSAFKYTIALAGVIVPIQVSLAVVLALLMNRVFKGKDAALYALIIPLTISDVAAGLIWYSMLSPYGFINKLLMNLGIITQPIYMFGYEYRTREFFAIVIAELWRSTAIVFVIILAGLQMISKEYLEAAEVFGASYWTKLRRIVLPLLKPSIQSALIIRTLFAMQIFGVVWILAGRDIPVLAGEGYYQLTEIKDAGVASVYALVIAGLSILLGALYIKFLRAEYLEVGE; from the coding sequence ATGGAACGGCGCTCTCTCGTTCCCTATCTTTTAATTTTACCCGCCCTTGCATACCTGCTGTTTTTTGTTGGTTACCCTCTTATTCAGGCCCTGTACCTCGCATTCACCCAGAACGGGGCGCTCTCCCTTGAAGTGTGGAGGAGGACGTTTAGCGATTACTACTTCTGGAGCGCGTTTAAGTATACCATTGCTCTTGCCGGTGTTATAGTCCCGATTCAGGTCTCCCTCGCGGTCGTTCTTGCTCTCCTCATGAACCGCGTGTTTAAGGGTAAGGATGCCGCCCTCTATGCCCTCATAATCCCCCTCACTATAAGCGACGTGGCGGCCGGTTTGATATGGTACTCCATGCTCTCCCCTTACGGTTTCATAAACAAGCTCCTCATGAATCTGGGCATTATAACCCAGCCCATCTACATGTTCGGTTATGAGTACCGCACGAGGGAGTTCTTTGCGATAGTCATAGCGGAGCTGTGGCGCTCCACGGCGATAGTCTTCGTGATAATCCTCGCGGGCCTCCAGATGATAAGCAAGGAGTACCTTGAGGCCGCAGAGGTCTTCGGCGCCAGCTACTGGACCAAGCTCAGGCGCATCGTTCTGCCCCTCCTGAAGCCCAGCATACAGAGCGCGCTCATAATAAGGACGCTCTTCGCAATGCAGATATTCGGTGTAGTCTGGATACTTGCCGGCAGGGACATCCCCGTTCTCGCCGGTGAAGGCTACTACCAGCTCACGGAGATAAAAGATGCGGGCGTGGCATCGGTGTATGCCCTCGTCATAGCCGGTCTCTCCATACTGCTCGGTGCCCTATATATCAAATTCCTGCGCGCTGAGTACCTGGAGGTGGGAGAATGA
- a CDS encoding carbohydrate ABC transporter permease, whose translation MNDETKYALKKIGFYTAVFTAVVWILVPIVISFLYAFTSKADYYDPTKIIPTSFTTEYVNTILFTLGAWDGIKNSIIVAVMTIVISFVLGVPAGYSISKYIFPGRDHIKLLIIALRMFPIPVMAIPLLVLYIDLHLADTLLGVALAHAAMALPFVVLITSSIFAGVSTEYEEAAMVFGLTRFGSFRKITLPLAMPGLTAAAMFTFVMSWNEVFVASILTLNNRTLPAQILSIMAGSSGGAAPDYYKFAAAFIMTLPAMLFILFARRYLVTMWGITLK comes from the coding sequence ATGAACGACGAGACCAAGTACGCCCTCAAGAAGATAGGTTTCTACACCGCCGTTTTCACGGCCGTCGTGTGGATACTGGTGCCCATCGTGATATCCTTCCTCTATGCATTCACCAGCAAGGCTGACTACTACGACCCCACAAAGATAATCCCAACGAGCTTTACCACCGAGTACGTCAACACCATACTCTTCACCCTCGGCGCGTGGGACGGGATAAAGAACAGCATAATAGTGGCCGTAATGACCATCGTGATAAGCTTCGTTCTTGGTGTCCCTGCGGGCTACTCGATCTCCAAGTACATTTTCCCTGGAAGGGATCACATAAAACTCTTAATAATCGCCCTCAGGATGTTCCCTATTCCGGTCATGGCGATACCCTTGCTGGTTCTCTATATCGATCTGCACCTCGCGGATACGCTTCTCGGTGTCGCCCTCGCCCACGCTGCAATGGCGCTTCCATTCGTTGTCCTCATAACGTCGAGCATTTTTGCCGGCGTCTCGACGGAATACGAAGAGGCAGCAATGGTCTTCGGCCTTACCAGGTTCGGCTCCTTCAGGAAAATAACCCTGCCGCTGGCGATGCCTGGACTTACCGCGGCGGCGATGTTCACCTTCGTCATGAGCTGGAACGAGGTCTTCGTTGCATCGATTCTCACTCTGAACAACAGAACTCTGCCGGCCCAGATACTGTCGATAATGGCAGGCTCAAGTGGTGGTGCCGCCCCCGATTACTACAAGTTCGCGGCGGCCTTCATAATGACCCTCCCGGCGATGCTGTTCATCCTGTTCGCCAGGAGGTATCTGGTCACGATGTGGGGTATAACGCTCAAGTGA